One Chitinophaga sp. H8 DNA window includes the following coding sequences:
- a CDS encoding right-handed parallel beta-helix repeat-containing protein, which translates to MKKAMVAIAICLITSCVFVMEAIAASNIIRMDVYANAVNKHPEEFLGNGNEFIKDSVLSVLSFGARGDDSSDDLPAFQACIDRVAANGGTCLIPAGKYIINGDLWVNSNVKVKGEGEKSLLVFKKGTLRILKNGSKSFYYTENYNNEIVPNAKVTQLKEDAIKGSSFLQLIDASNIVPGQLIYVYNNKKDSWTILEDSKAKDSWNSEENEMARKELFIVKEKRGNVLTLDSPLKFSYNASATVGLQVGAENVVISNFAIDNQTAPYAIMFEEPKEVTADNLNIKGRGGILFSHMAYKCLIRGCVINTSENRAINIENFSKENKVINNTVDYVRGGDAAIIILMSSSSNIISDNKIIGHGVGSSNEGGIFIHALCYDNKVFKNTIIGTAEGVGAYFGAFENEFYNNTIKQVRVGLVSFHSRNNTFNKNDIQIQTSRKGNAIGALVFESSGINVTNNNIAGDMVFGIQLQSSENHNISYNDIQGISDDKYSFGIKVINGGDKKMVNARLNAGKEGDTNGVQNNKISKVKFKIGTN; encoded by the coding sequence ATGAAAAAGGCAATGGTTGCAATTGCAATCTGTTTAATTACTAGTTGTGTATTTGTAATGGAAGCTATAGCTGCTTCTAACATAATTAGAATGGATGTATATGCGAATGCTGTTAATAAGCATCCTGAAGAATTTTTGGGGAATGGAAATGAATTCATAAAAGATAGTGTATTGAGTGTGTTAAGTTTTGGAGCTCGTGGGGATGACAGTAGTGATGATCTCCCTGCTTTTCAGGCTTGTATTGACAGAGTTGCTGCTAATGGAGGCACATGCCTTATACCAGCGGGAAAATATATTATTAATGGAGATCTTTGGGTGAATTCTAATGTTAAGGTTAAAGGTGAGGGGGAAAAAAGCTTGTTAGTGTTTAAGAAGGGAACATTACGAATACTTAAGAATGGGTCAAAATCTTTTTATTATACGGAAAATTATAATAATGAAATAGTACCAAATGCTAAGGTCACTCAACTAAAAGAAGATGCGATAAAGGGAAGTTCGTTTTTGCAGTTAATAGATGCAAGTAATATTGTACCCGGGCAGCTTATATATGTATACAATAATAAAAAAGATAGTTGGACTATATTGGAAGATTCTAAAGCTAAAGATTCATGGAATTCTGAAGAGAACGAGATGGCGAGAAAAGAACTTTTTATCGTAAAGGAGAAGCGTGGAAATGTATTAACTCTTGATAGCCCATTAAAATTTTCATATAATGCTTCAGCAACAGTCGGACTGCAAGTAGGGGCAGAAAATGTAGTTATAAGTAATTTCGCTATAGATAATCAAACTGCGCCTTATGCTATTATGTTTGAGGAACCCAAAGAAGTAACGGCCGATAATCTTAATATAAAAGGAAGGGGGGGGATATTATTCAGCCATATGGCATATAAATGTTTAATTCGAGGGTGTGTCATCAACACTAGCGAAAATCGTGCAATTAATATAGAAAATTTTTCTAAAGAGAATAAGGTTATTAACAATACTGTGGATTATGTACGCGGTGGAGATGCAGCAATAATAATTCTAATGTCATCATCCAGCAATATTATCTCAGATAATAAAATAATTGGGCATGGTGTAGGTAGTTCAAATGAGGGGGGGATTTTTATTCACGCACTGTGTTATGATAATAAAGTGTTTAAAAATACAATAATTGGAACAGCAGAAGGTGTAGGGGCTTATTTCGGAGCCTTTGAAAATGAGTTTTACAATAATACCATTAAACAAGTACGAGTTGGTTTAGTGAGTTTTCATTCGAGGAACAATACTTTTAATAAAAATGATATCCAGATACAAACTAGTAGAAAAGGAAATGCAATAGGGGCATTAGTATTTGAATCAAGTGGCATAAATGTCACTAATAATAACATTGCAGGGGATATGGTGTTTGGGATACAATTACAATCAAGTGAAAACCATAATATTTCATATAATGATATCCAGGGGATATCTGATGATAAATATTCTTTTGGAATAAAGGTAATAAATGGGGGGGATAAAAAAATGGTTAACGCAAGATTGAATGCTGGAAAAGAAGGAGATACAAATGGAGTGCAGAATAATAAAATTAGTAAGGTTAAATTTAAAATCGGGACGAATTAG
- a CDS encoding NAD-dependent epimerase/dehydratase family protein, producing the protein MKVLITGAAGFIGYHLVKKMLDLEFEVIGLDNVNDFYDVDLKYARLQETGIMASQIEEGKFTQSRTYPAYKFVKMSIEDKMGMSELFANEQFGVVCHLAAQAGVRYSLENPFAYIDSNLVGFANILECCRHNHVKHLVYASSSSVYGLNEKVPFSEEDRVDYPISLYAATKKANELLAHSYSHLYRIQCTGLRFFTVYGPWGRPDMAPFLFTRGIINKEPIKVFNNGDMLRDFTYIDDLIEGVFRVIKLPFPVNEEATSPTGAPYRIMNIGNSKPIRLSDFISCIEEATGVPAVKHMYPMQPGDVTITYADTSLLEKNTGYHPSTPLFDGVNKYVEWFKTYYTLQG; encoded by the coding sequence ATGAAGGTACTAATAACCGGAGCAGCTGGATTTATAGGATATCATCTGGTAAAGAAAATGTTGGACCTGGAGTTTGAAGTAATTGGCTTGGATAATGTCAATGATTTCTATGATGTAGATTTAAAATATGCCAGACTCCAAGAAACTGGAATCATGGCTTCACAGATTGAAGAGGGGAAATTTACCCAAAGTCGGACGTATCCTGCTTACAAATTTGTGAAGATGAGCATAGAGGACAAAATGGGGATGTCAGAATTATTTGCGAATGAACAATTTGGGGTCGTTTGTCATCTGGCTGCACAAGCAGGTGTGCGTTATTCATTAGAGAATCCCTTTGCCTATATTGATAGTAATCTTGTTGGGTTTGCTAATATACTGGAATGCTGTCGTCATAACCATGTTAAGCATCTGGTCTATGCAAGTTCAAGTAGTGTTTATGGGTTGAATGAAAAGGTGCCATTTTCCGAAGAAGACCGTGTTGACTACCCAATTAGTTTGTATGCAGCGACAAAGAAAGCAAATGAATTATTGGCGCATTCTTACAGTCACTTATATCGTATTCAATGTACTGGCCTACGTTTTTTTACAGTATACGGGCCATGGGGAAGACCTGATATGGCTCCGTTTTTATTTACCAGAGGGATTATTAATAAAGAGCCGATAAAGGTATTTAATAATGGAGATATGTTAAGGGATTTTACTTATATAGATGATTTGATAGAGGGAGTATTTCGTGTAATAAAACTTCCGTTTCCTGTTAACGAAGAAGCAACTTCTCCAACGGGTGCGCCATACCGGATCATGAATATAGGTAATTCCAAACCTATTAGGTTATCTGATTTTATTTCGTGTATTGAGGAGGCGACGGGAGTTCCGGCAGTTAAGCATATGTACCCAATGCAGCCCGGTGATGTGACAATTACCTATGCTGATACAAGTCTGTTAGAAAAGAATACAGGGTATCATCCTTCGACACCACTTTTTGATGGAGTGAACAAATATGTGGAATGGTTTAAGACATATTATACATTGCAAGGATGA
- a CDS encoding ABC-F family ATP-binding cassette domain-containing protein: MHYVTVEGLTKSYGVKPLFNNISFHIEEGDKIALVALNGTGKSTLLRILCGKETPDEGKVWIHKGVTVVMLDQQADFDMSKSVIENIFDHSHPVLNAIKEYELLTDEEGPEPDVDKLSEAITRMDDLNAWHFDTKVKQILGKLNIHHLDRIMSTLSGGQQKRVALAKVLIDIGFEHKHTLLIMDEPTNHLDVAMIEWLENYLDQEKVTLLLVTHDRYFLDNVCNEILEIDQEQLFVYKGDYLNYLEKKAAREESERASVEKARNTFRKELEWMRKQPKARTTKSKSRIDAFYDVKEKATTRLQNQQLELNVKMSRLGGKILELKKVYKSFGNLVITKGFDYTFAKGERIGIVGKNGVGKSTFINMLLGLEQPDSGKINVGETIIFGDYSQQGLVVKEDMRIIEFVKNIAENFPLADGTKVSAAQFLELFLFPPEKQYTYISKLSGGEKRRLHLLSILFRNPNFLVLDEPTNDLDLPTLSILENFLLDYQGCIIIVSHDRYFMDKLVDHLFVFEGNGEIRDFPGNYTQYREWEKDQDRERADSKKEVKPVEKPIEAPVQQVAENKTRKLSFKEKREIELLEQEIEKLEAEKKDIETKLASGEIAFDKLEPLTLRIGEIIQLLDEKGMRWLELSE, translated from the coding sequence ATGCATTATGTAACGGTTGAAGGATTAACAAAATCCTATGGCGTTAAGCCATTATTTAATAATATTTCTTTTCATATAGAAGAAGGGGATAAAATTGCGCTGGTGGCACTGAATGGCACTGGTAAATCTACTTTGCTGCGTATTTTATGCGGAAAAGAGACCCCTGACGAAGGGAAAGTATGGATCCACAAAGGCGTAACTGTTGTAATGCTTGACCAGCAGGCTGATTTTGATATGTCAAAATCGGTAATTGAAAACATTTTTGACCACTCCCACCCAGTATTGAATGCCATTAAAGAATATGAACTGCTAACTGATGAAGAAGGCCCGGAACCTGACGTGGATAAACTGTCAGAGGCGATCACCAGGATGGATGATCTGAATGCCTGGCACTTTGATACCAAAGTGAAGCAAATCCTGGGAAAGCTGAATATACACCACCTGGACCGTATCATGAGTACGTTATCAGGAGGGCAGCAAAAGCGGGTGGCATTAGCTAAAGTGTTGATAGACATAGGTTTTGAGCATAAGCATACCCTGCTGATCATGGATGAACCTACCAACCACCTGGATGTAGCCATGATTGAATGGTTGGAAAATTACCTGGACCAGGAAAAGGTAACCCTGCTGCTGGTAACGCACGACCGCTATTTCCTGGATAACGTATGTAATGAGATCCTGGAAATTGATCAGGAACAACTCTTTGTATATAAAGGTGATTACCTGAATTACCTGGAAAAAAAGGCGGCCAGGGAAGAAAGTGAAAGAGCCAGTGTGGAAAAAGCCCGGAATACCTTCCGGAAAGAGCTGGAATGGATGAGGAAACAACCCAAAGCCCGTACCACCAAATCCAAATCCCGGATTGATGCCTTTTATGATGTGAAGGAAAAAGCTACAACCAGATTGCAAAACCAGCAACTGGAGCTGAATGTGAAAATGTCCCGATTGGGAGGGAAGATCCTGGAATTAAAAAAAGTATACAAGTCTTTTGGCAATCTGGTGATTACCAAGGGATTTGACTATACATTCGCAAAAGGAGAACGGATTGGGATAGTGGGCAAAAACGGGGTGGGTAAATCTACCTTTATAAATATGCTACTGGGTCTGGAACAGCCCGATTCCGGCAAAATCAATGTTGGGGAAACGATTATTTTCGGTGATTATTCGCAGCAGGGGCTGGTGGTTAAGGAGGATATGAGGATTATTGAGTTTGTAAAGAATATTGCGGAAAATTTCCCCCTGGCGGATGGTACTAAAGTGAGTGCTGCCCAGTTCCTGGAATTATTCCTCTTTCCCCCGGAAAAACAGTATACCTACATTTCCAAGCTTAGTGGAGGAGAGAAAAGGCGGTTGCACCTGTTATCTATACTATTCCGTAACCCTAACTTCCTGGTACTGGATGAGCCTACCAATGACCTTGATTTGCCGACGCTGAGTATCCTGGAGAATTTCCTGCTGGATTACCAGGGCTGTATCATTATCGTTAGCCATGACCGTTACTTTATGGATAAGCTGGTGGATCACCTGTTTGTATTTGAAGGAAATGGGGAAATAAGGGATTTTCCTGGCAACTATACCCAATACCGTGAGTGGGAGAAAGATCAGGACAGAGAGAGGGCAGATAGCAAAAAAGAAGTAAAACCGGTAGAAAAGCCCATAGAAGCGCCTGTTCAGCAAGTAGCAGAAAATAAAACCCGTAAACTGTCTTTTAAGGAAAAACGGGAAATTGAATTACTGGAACAGGAAATTGAAAAGCTGGAAGCAGAAAAGAAAGATATTGAAACAAAACTGGCCAGCGGAGAAATTGCTTTTGATAAACTGGAACCGCTTACACTCCGGATCGGCGAGATTATACAACTATTGGATGAAAAAGGAATGCGTTGGCTGGAGTTAAGTGAATAA
- a CDS encoding glycosyltransferase family 4 protein, with protein MEKGGAEIVFRNTISVLNREEYKNRCINYVVSKKGKSSLNVDLDLATSSGAETVLGNIYSWRNFRKLKKFLFEIQPDIIHLQHYANLSPAILHAIYVYKKKRAVRVIQTLHTFERVCSNFSGYDYHLNKRCIDCAKDKYRYKIFYRHCSRGGILHSLGKGITALIADFFYNRGVIDSIVAPSDFLKNTLSSRINDTSSIQTIRNPISDTFLKQRASVEKKEDLLVSYGRLSEEKNWDLLITALSEYKMLYFNELPIRVKLIGDGKEREYLISLAREKGVDFIEFIPFLKQAALISEINSAKVAVLPSKCYESFSLFVIETIALNILPLVAGHGGMLEAVERFKCGVTFASDNMQSLAEQIYYCMKSYSKLDKNFVEAKKEVEAELNEREYARKLWEVYDCKME; from the coding sequence ATGGAGAAAGGAGGAGCAGAAATTGTATTTCGGAATACAATTAGCGTGCTTAATAGGGAAGAATATAAAAACAGATGTATAAATTATGTTGTTTCCAAAAAAGGGAAAAGCTCACTTAATGTTGATCTTGATCTTGCAACTTCTTCAGGAGCTGAAACTGTTTTAGGAAATATTTATTCTTGGAGAAATTTTAGGAAGCTAAAAAAATTCCTTTTTGAGATTCAGCCAGATATAATTCACTTGCAACATTACGCTAATCTATCTCCTGCAATTCTTCACGCCATATACGTGTATAAGAAAAAAAGAGCTGTCCGGGTGATTCAGACATTGCATACCTTTGAACGTGTATGTTCTAATTTTTCAGGATACGACTATCACCTCAATAAGCGTTGTATTGATTGTGCTAAGGATAAATACAGATATAAGATATTTTATAGGCATTGTAGTCGGGGAGGTATTCTTCATTCTTTGGGGAAAGGAATAACAGCTTTAATTGCTGACTTTTTTTATAATCGTGGAGTAATTGATAGTATAGTTGCACCCTCTGATTTCTTAAAGAATACACTGTCTTCGCGTATTAATGATACTAGTTCTATTCAAACTATTCGGAATCCCATTAGTGATACATTTTTAAAGCAAAGAGCATCGGTTGAGAAGAAAGAAGATTTGCTTGTTAGTTATGGCCGACTTTCAGAAGAGAAAAACTGGGATCTCTTAATAACTGCCTTGAGTGAATATAAGATGTTATACTTTAATGAACTTCCAATTAGGGTTAAACTGATTGGTGATGGTAAAGAAAGAGAATATTTAATCTCGCTTGCTCGGGAAAAAGGCGTTGATTTTATTGAGTTTATACCTTTTTTGAAACAAGCAGCCCTTATTTCAGAAATAAATAGTGCAAAAGTTGCTGTTTTGCCATCAAAATGCTATGAGAGTTTTTCATTATTCGTGATAGAGACTATAGCACTAAATATTCTACCTTTGGTGGCAGGACATGGGGGGATGTTGGAAGCAGTAGAGAGGTTTAAATGTGGTGTTACTTTTGCAAGTGATAATATGCAAAGCCTCGCGGAGCAAATTTATTATTGTATGAAAAGTTATAGCAAGTTGGATAAAAACTTTGTGGAAGCAAAGAAGGAAGTTGAAGCAGAACTCAATGAAAGGGAATATGCTCGAAAGTTATGGGAAGTATATGATTGTAAAATGGAATAA
- a CDS encoding Wzz/FepE/Etk N-terminal domain-containing protein: MEEMGKTPGASKEVDEISLKELILKIQGCWKYAWSKWKVISFFCLLGAAIGIAIAFIVRPKFEASVTFVVEDNNSNPLSAYMGLASQFGFDLGGGSNGIFQGDNVLEFLKSRVMLERTLLAPVRIKGEDISLAELYIDFNNLRNKWKDDSTLLAIKYPLGLNRSKFSLLQDSLLNIIQADILKKNLDIDKPDKKLSFIRVRCTAANEMFAKVFAERLVKEATDFYINTKIQRTKSNVDRLQEQADSLKILLDRKTFSVAASQDMNVNPARQIAGVNTELIMRDKLVLQTMYGEVVKNLELSKIAMSQETPVIQLVDGPILPLEKVKIGKLKALIIGGFLGVLITILCLIVRKMYNEIMS, translated from the coding sequence ATGGAAGAAATGGGTAAAACTCCTGGTGCTAGTAAGGAAGTGGATGAGATATCCCTCAAGGAACTTATTTTAAAAATACAGGGATGCTGGAAATATGCATGGAGTAAATGGAAAGTAATTAGTTTTTTTTGTTTGCTTGGAGCAGCCATTGGCATTGCAATAGCTTTTATTGTAAGACCGAAATTTGAAGCAAGCGTCACCTTTGTAGTGGAAGATAATAATAGTAATCCATTAAGTGCATATATGGGGCTTGCCAGTCAGTTTGGTTTTGATTTAGGAGGAGGGAGCAATGGAATATTTCAAGGAGATAATGTTCTAGAGTTTTTAAAGTCTCGCGTAATGTTAGAGAGAACCTTACTTGCACCTGTTAGAATAAAAGGAGAAGATATAAGCCTGGCAGAACTCTACATTGATTTTAATAATCTTAGAAATAAATGGAAAGACGATTCTACTTTACTTGCAATTAAATACCCTCTTGGTCTTAACCGAAGTAAATTTTCATTATTACAGGACAGCCTACTTAATATAATTCAGGCAGATATTCTTAAAAAGAATTTGGATATTGATAAACCGGATAAAAAATTAAGTTTTATACGCGTAAGGTGTACTGCAGCTAATGAAATGTTTGCTAAAGTATTCGCAGAGCGGTTGGTTAAAGAAGCCACTGATTTTTATATTAATACTAAAATTCAAAGAACAAAGTCCAATGTGGATAGGCTACAGGAGCAAGCAGATTCATTAAAGATATTATTGGATCGAAAGACGTTTTCTGTCGCAGCATCACAAGATATGAATGTAAACCCTGCCAGACAAATAGCTGGAGTGAATACAGAGTTGATAATGAGGGATAAACTCGTTCTTCAAACTATGTATGGGGAAGTAGTTAAAAATCTAGAGCTTAGTAAGATTGCAATGTCTCAGGAAACTCCAGTAATTCAACTTGTTGATGGTCCGATCTTGCCATTGGAAAAAGTGAAAATTGGTAAACTAAAAGCATTAATAATAGGAGGTTTTTTAGGGGTATTAATTACTATTTTATGTTTGATTGTACGGAAGATGTACAATGAGATAATGTCCTGA
- a CDS encoding glycosyltransferase family 2 protein, translating to MNVLVSIITPMFNVQNFLSETLESVIAQTYDNWELIAVDDCSMDNTLELARQFESRDARIKVVKAPMNGGAAAARNIGTKIAKGNFIAFLDSDDTWEKNKLEKQIKKMQETNAVFSFTAYSIIDESGNFIKTLKTPSHTNYKKLLRGCDIGCLTVIYNVDKLGKHYFLEPISEDYYSGLPEAILRRWGREDYVLWLEIAKNCEGEKSMLGIEEPLAFYRRRNGGISSDKKRAAWYQWLVYRRVERLSISASIINFIFYTINGFKKHYL from the coding sequence ATGAATGTGTTAGTTTCCATAATTACGCCAATGTTTAATGTTCAAAATTTTTTATCAGAAACATTAGAATCTGTAATAGCACAGACTTATGATAATTGGGAGCTAATAGCTGTAGATGATTGTTCAATGGATAATACTTTAGAACTTGCAAGACAGTTTGAAAGCCGGGATGCAAGAATAAAGGTTGTAAAAGCGCCAATGAATGGTGGTGCTGCTGCAGCTCGAAATATTGGAACTAAAATAGCTAAAGGAAACTTTATAGCCTTTTTGGATAGTGATGATACTTGGGAGAAAAACAAGTTGGAAAAGCAGATTAAGAAGATGCAGGAAACTAATGCAGTTTTTTCTTTTACAGCTTACAGTATTATTGATGAATCTGGTAATTTCATAAAGACTTTAAAAACTCCTTCTCATACCAACTATAAAAAATTGCTAAGAGGCTGTGATATTGGTTGTTTAACAGTTATCTACAATGTAGATAAACTAGGAAAACATTATTTTCTAGAGCCTATTTCAGAGGATTATTATTCAGGATTGCCTGAGGCCATTTTGCGAAGATGGGGTAGAGAGGATTATGTATTGTGGCTGGAAATTGCCAAGAATTGTGAAGGAGAAAAAAGTATGCTTGGGATAGAAGAACCTCTGGCATTTTACCGTAGAAGGAATGGAGGAATCTCTTCTGATAAAAAAAGAGCTGCATGGTATCAGTGGTTAGTATATAGACGGGTGGAGCGACTTAGTATTTCAGCTTCAATCATCAACTTTATATTTTATACTATAAATGGATTTAAAAAACATTATTTGTAA
- a CDS encoding glycosyltransferase family 2 protein, with the protein MALTNPRVTIMIPTYNQASFICRAIESALAQDYLNLEIIVSDDCSSDNTREVVAGYLHDQRLKYYKNEINIGRVANYKHTLTNLASGEWVVNLDGDDFYCDNTFISYGISRIQYYNSERIIFIQTGRKRKEFDRLDENGEVDLPNILKEELLLDGKDYIFNFLSYKHFSHLTTLYNRRKAIAIDFYRYNIESSDMESILRLALYGDVLLSKRVSAVWVGHENNTIRKKGLPDFDKNMLWIDGVYNEAKHLGADYEKLYKWRKKMMIHWLIIMLDWGRRRGQINLVLRYLWRNHRWIFLNRTLYDKAIKALLR; encoded by the coding sequence ATGGCGCTAACAAATCCTAGAGTTACTATAATGATTCCAACCTATAACCAGGCAAGTTTTATTTGCCGTGCTATAGAAAGTGCTTTGGCTCAGGATTATTTGAATTTGGAAATAATTGTTTCGGATGATTGTTCTTCTGATAATACAAGAGAAGTGGTCGCTGGTTATCTACACGATCAACGACTTAAATATTATAAAAATGAAATAAACATAGGACGTGTTGCAAACTATAAACATACACTAACAAACCTGGCTAGTGGTGAATGGGTAGTTAATCTTGATGGTGACGATTTTTATTGTGACAACACCTTTATAAGTTATGGAATTTCACGTATTCAATATTATAATAGCGAACGAATAATATTTATACAGACTGGACGAAAGCGTAAAGAATTTGATAGGTTAGACGAGAATGGTGAGGTTGATTTGCCAAATATTCTAAAGGAAGAATTGCTTTTGGATGGCAAAGACTACATCTTTAATTTTTTAAGCTATAAACATTTCTCCCATCTTACTACACTTTATAATAGAAGAAAAGCGATAGCAATAGATTTCTATAGATATAATATTGAATCATCTGATATGGAATCAATATTAAGATTGGCATTATATGGGGATGTATTACTATCAAAGCGAGTATCAGCTGTATGGGTAGGACATGAAAATAACACTATTAGAAAGAAAGGGTTACCGGATTTTGATAAGAATATGTTGTGGATTGATGGAGTATATAATGAAGCTAAGCACCTGGGAGCTGACTATGAAAAACTGTATAAATGGCGGAAAAAAATGATGATTCATTGGTTAATCATTATGTTGGATTGGGGTCGGAGAAGAGGTCAAATAAATTTGGTATTAAGATATTTATGGCGTAATCACAGATGGATTTTTCTTAATCGTACTCTATATGATAAGGCAATTAAAGCATTGTTGCGCTAA
- a CDS encoding lipid II flippase MurJ, whose product MILLRVESYKRGILISSALNVISKLFTFGYTVVIAYYFGTQVKTDIYFYVISTFTFLALFFTAIDSSVLIVKAMEYREKVSKEMAMKFLNFFLYFFSLICLVISFIIISFPIEIFSAFSRFELKLLSENRTVVLLSVPFFFLTVINTFLTDILFSYKFFTIPSIAGLINSIFILLFIILFHKSLDISSVLLGTIFANLLNLVLLCYLMKKQLGWSFKYEKTKIEKEVWKNIFFAQCGNLATTLATYFPLFLLSGFNAGVIAALNYGKRIADLPTTFITSQFSTVVNIKFNESYSKGNLEELNNSYIRTIKLLLFIITPLASISFIFSEEMISILYSRGAFDSKAISVTADFFKYFVIMLPFVCMDAISARLYATTQTIKYSFIYQIIGNVLRIVLIYGGLKQYGYIGYPLAMLSVSILSIFIFYIYTLKLFPFIEYKRVLRYLLGIILFNLAISIGVKFATSLFSNWYVILGIGITLYFFLLLLLNHIFLINSDIKNFILNLLLINKDGANKS is encoded by the coding sequence ATGATATTACTAAGAGTTGAATCTTATAAAAGAGGGATTCTGATTTCTTCTGCACTTAATGTGATCAGTAAACTATTTACGTTTGGCTACACAGTAGTTATCGCTTACTATTTTGGAACTCAAGTAAAAACTGATATATACTTTTATGTAATTTCAACATTCACATTTTTAGCTCTTTTTTTTACTGCAATTGATTCCTCCGTTCTTATTGTAAAAGCAATGGAGTATCGGGAAAAGGTAAGCAAGGAAATGGCAATGAAGTTCTTAAATTTCTTTTTGTATTTCTTTTCATTGATTTGCTTGGTTATATCTTTTATTATAATATCTTTTCCTATTGAGATATTCAGTGCCTTTTCAAGGTTTGAACTGAAATTATTGAGCGAAAACAGAACAGTAGTTTTACTATCTGTCCCCTTTTTTTTCTTGACCGTAATTAATACATTTCTAACAGATATCCTTTTCTCATATAAGTTTTTCACGATCCCTTCAATTGCAGGATTGATTAATAGCATATTTATCTTACTCTTTATTATTTTGTTTCATAAAAGTTTAGATATTTCAAGTGTGCTTTTGGGGACTATATTTGCAAACCTCTTGAATCTAGTGCTACTTTGTTATTTGATGAAGAAACAATTGGGTTGGAGTTTCAAATATGAGAAGACAAAAATTGAAAAAGAGGTATGGAAAAATATCTTTTTTGCACAATGTGGAAATTTAGCTACTACTCTTGCAACTTATTTTCCATTGTTTTTATTAAGTGGGTTTAATGCTGGTGTAATTGCAGCATTGAATTATGGTAAAAGGATTGCTGATTTGCCAACCACTTTTATTACATCGCAGTTTTCTACTGTAGTAAATATTAAATTCAATGAATCATACTCTAAAGGTAATTTGGAAGAGTTAAATAATTCATATATAAGAACAATAAAATTGTTGCTCTTTATTATTACCCCTCTAGCTTCAATATCATTCATTTTTTCTGAAGAAATGATTTCAATACTTTATAGTAGAGGAGCTTTTGATAGTAAGGCGATTTCGGTAACGGCAGATTTTTTTAAATATTTTGTAATTATGCTTCCCTTTGTTTGTATGGATGCAATTAGTGCAAGACTATATGCAACTACTCAAACAATAAAATATTCATTTATTTATCAGATCATTGGAAATGTATTAAGGATTGTGCTTATATATGGGGGGTTGAAACAGTATGGCTACATAGGTTATCCCCTAGCAATGTTAAGTGTAAGCATTCTTAGTATTTTTATCTTTTATATCTATACCTTAAAGCTATTTCCTTTTATTGAGTATAAACGAGTCTTGAGATATCTTCTTGGCATTATTCTTTTCAATCTTGCAATAAGTATAGGCGTCAAATTTGCAACATCTCTTTTTAGTAATTGGTACGTAATTTTAGGAATTGGAATAACACTGTACTTTTTTTTGTTATTACTGCTTAATCATATTTTTCTAATTAATTCTGATATAAAGAATTTTATTTTGAACCTCTTGTTAATTAATAAAGATGGCGCTAACAAATCCTAG